atactGAGCATGCtcgaatatttaaattaaaggaaaTCAATTTCGAGCTATTTTTACCTCAAAATCATCGAATTAAAACATTCATAAATcacacaaaaattattaaagctacaaaaaacataaataaatctattaacaacattttcggTACGTTTTGTTGAGATCCTGATGCTGAAGCTAAAGCACTGGGAGCTAATTTCATGCAATTTTCGTGTTCTTCATAATCCACCCTTGTTATCGTACAAAAATGAATGTGGGCGCAATTTGCGTCACAATTATGATGATCTTTGTGCATCTTCACTGAATTCGCTCGATAATAACTAAAAACAATTACATTTAATCATTTATCATTtaacataatataaaaaaatactttttaaaggTTGAGTCGTAAATTCCTGATTGCGAAGTCAATCGTTCCGCTAAAGTGTGCAAACTAAGTGGTGTGATGTTCGAAATTCCATAATACGAAGAAAAATTGTATTCGATTAACCACTCGGGTTCGATTTTTTGATCTTCGTTAGCTTGAGAAAGGTCCAAATAGTATTGAGTGTAATCCAAAATCTGTCCGGTGTCTTTCTTAAACTTATACAACCTCAACCCAGGATTATTAGCTCCGTCGGTGGTTCTCCGAGGTGTAACAGCGGGCGATAACATAATCCAAGAAACAGGATGACCTGGTAACACAAAGAAATCAACAATGTTTGCAGTAAATGTTTTCGTATTCTGTTTAGCAAGTGCCACTCACTACGACAAACAATTCTACCAAACAAACGTCGAAACGAGGATCTCTAATTGAATTGCTTTTCCAATTATGAAACAGGGAGAATGCTTAGttccaaaattaattaatttaatactgTGGGTGCACTTTTTGCTTCAGTAACAAACAAATACCAATTCTTAATTACCTTTTTCATTGTAAATAACTCTAAATGAATCCGAATGAAGGTGTCCGAAGAACTGTGCTTGTATTATACTCGAATACtttcgaattaattttaaatatttccgatTGTTGTGATCGGTGAATGCGAGATGTTCGTGATGGGAGGCACCCCTTTGACGTTCATCTAACCCCGGGGGCATATGACCTACGATGTAAACctagaaaaagaatttttgtaatcaaaatttaaatatctaaaaaaaaattaaatgtcataatgacgtaatttaattaaagaagacctgtccctcttaaaaatcgatgattttttttttaatcggtaggaaatgactcaaaggatgtgttaatgataaaaaaaaagtgcggaaaagtgtagtacttaccgaaaaatcactttaaagttacgatttgacgtttctttttggaagttcaaagcaatgttaaatatgcattttcgtattaaatcctaacctgaaattgtttaatttatacccacgcacaaaataaaaagttattttcactaaacttgttgagattacaacatatttacgGATGAAAACCTTATTTCTTAGGCTATCAATGCATAACGACAATtacctgtcgttagatagaattgcttctaccaaatgtgtgttaatagactttatgttaatagattgtgtatcaattgatATGTCAAACAActgaaatatctttatattgtaaatataaatgatcaATAAGTATaatagcttatttaatagtacCTTACATaagttaaaatagttaattaattaaaaattaatattaaacaagACGTGtacatggttacaaaataataataaaaaaataacccgTGTGACGATGGCAACAAACTGTGCATTTAACCAAATGACAATTACAACTGacaacacaagcaatgtttaccatgtattttcgtattaaatcctaacccgaaattgtttaatttatacctacgcacaaaataaaaagttattttcactaaacttgttaagattacaacataattattcataatgacacctatgtgaagttagcccccaattaaatAGCATTTTACATGTAGGTacagtattttgattataacatgagaaccagtgaaccgatttcgataaaaaatGTCTCATTTGAAAGCTTcatccttggccaatacgaaagtggaaatgcccgatttgaaaactctttcgaatttcgataaaacgccaaaataatgcgaagatacacgaaaataacacaaaattgaccttctttaagtggtgataactcgtaaacaatgtacccgatgatcaagatctatacgtcactcgattcgtcatagtgtcttctatggaaattacaaaatgctcgatttcaattctctcccgcTAAGTTTatacagccctcggaatgacaccgtcttcggctcgttgtttatgcacgtgTGAAAGCTCgtgctaaaaaattaatttaaactaaatcgactataattagagaacagtttgacggattttaatgttttatatctcaatcgaaagtttgtgtctggctgaatgctattgtcgaaatgcccgattcgaaatatttaaggattttgattaaaacacaacaaacgaattaattaaacacatcaattatctccgtaactaattgaccaattttagtcatcaaaatctcggtcgaaagtatgatctgcaatgaatgcgaaggtggaaatgcccgatttcaaaatttactaattatgtGCGTACAACCATTGAAATTACCCCGCGAGAGATTTCGAGTCGGGCATTAGTAGTTACAaagttttaacatcaaaagGTCATAACGTAGGGTGAAATATTCGTCAAATCTGAAAGAGAAGAATAATAAACCTTATTTGGGAGAAATTCAAAAGATTAAAGTAGAAACGCAATTGATGGGTACTTGTGGGTGTGTAATGGGCACGTTTCCACTCggaaacaaaaaagatggAAGGTGCTGTAAGGTTGTATCGTTTCGAAAAGGCAacttttttgcatattttaagTTACAAATCCATCGAATCCACCTAGCATCATGCGAAGAGTAGTACATATGTCATGATCTGGCCGTACTAAAAGTCATCTCCCAGGGAATCTTGCCAGATATATTTTCCACAAATCGTGCACAGCGAAGAAGCTTGATAAGGCGGCGGAATTTTATCGAATAGCTGCGATTATGTAAGTACGACCCTATGAAGCCAGCTGAGCAACGGGACCTCGAGGAAATCGCAAATGAGTATCCATCCAATGTTTACACAAATATTTGCGTACTTGCCAATTACACCAGTCGTGTGGGACCACCTTAAGAACAGAATAAACAATAGTCATCAATTGTAAAAACAGATTGAGTTCCTATAAAtagttattcttatttttatagcTGGTGTTTATATTTGACCCACACCCTTCTCCATATCTAATCCAACATTTGGGAAATGTTCGCTAGTTTAAACGTAAATTAAcctaactcaaaatctaatttctacacaaaattcttATTTGGGCGATATTACATCGATAAAAGCAAGATTGACGATTTTTAAGCAACATGtatattgtaaaattatacCAAGAAAAGTTGAACTTGTTCATTCATACGTagatagttattattatttttataatttgttacacGAATGAAAAAGCTCAACTCCtccataatttatattatgttcAGTCTTTATGTGGTGCTtaaaaatattggaattttctttagttttatgtttacGAATTCTAGTTTTCAGCCTCCTCCACATTTGtccgatagcaacaaacttgtATCCGTAATTTtgtatctactttcttagctgatatctttcttattattagagataattcgagataataattagagattctttctctatctaaaaccggtcTTTGTCTGTCGATAGTTAATACTAGGATCAATCTGTACTTAAACTACAAAGCGGTGGCTCTGTACTTAGATTAAATagcttaaaattaccaaacttcaagcctttgtgcaattgttatcaaaccgaattttaaaaaactattatcacACTCGgaaagagcgctctttaaaCTATCTTAACCCGGGTTTTCGTTGGTAAATGTCTATCGGCATCATGCTTAAATCGCCCTTAATATACATCCCTACACGCAAAAACGCTTAATTACTATTcctttaaacaactttcttatttgatagggagaaaactatagaagtatagatctatcttatctacaattttttgacCAAAAACGTCCTTGTGTAAGTCTATAACTTCATgatatacttctatagttttcctcatatcaaataagaaagttgtttaaaggTAGAGCAATTAAATGTTTCTGTATATAGAGATGTAtattaaaggtgatttaaccatgatgctaatagatattgaccgacaaaaacccggattaagatatttgaaggagcgttctttctgattgtgaacacagttttttaaaatccggtttgataacaacaaacaagggcttgaagtttggtaatattaagctattttacgtacagagcggtgttcttcatctcttattgattttaatattaacatatcggCAAACGAGGACCGACGATTTCATAAagaaagaatcaagctttcatatggtgcatttagtgttctgctatatctaataataagaaagatatcagctatagtagaaaccacgagagctggcagtgacttgacgtttaaaaatcgtatgaatcaagatatggacgtacgacttagattatttcaccacatacatttgaatgtaggttatgttagtaatagaggttatatgtcaaacattgtcaaagataGGAGAGGTTAACCAGCGAAAAAgcgtttatattaatttataataaagtttatgtaattattaatttatttaataataattaatatttaatacattaatttaatatttaattcatatttaatatttaataatttttatttaatatttataattagtcCATATCATCCTCATCATCACTGCTCTcctgatttaaattaataattaatggcGCCTGCACTCTTTCCAGATGATTTCTAATACCAAGAAAGACTCCATTTCTTTCTCAACGTGATTAATCTAATGACGCCATTCCTCTGCGTTTACGTGTGACAAAGCCTCTGACCACATTGCCAAAACCTTATCATCACCATATCCATCTCTATCACTATGCTGGTTGTAAAAAAGTTTACATTTTGCTCAAACTAATTCAGTAGGATTGAATTGGCAATGATAAGGTGGCAATCGAAGCACTTTATGGCCCCACTCATTCGCCAATTCATCAATTTCATACGTTTGGGTAACTTGGGCATCTTTAGCTAACGCATATAGTTCCATTTTAAGCATATTAGAATTATATGCAATGTTGTTagcttttaaaaaactttgaagTTCCTCCTTGCGCCATGTAGTAGCGGGTATTCTTTGGATTAATTTTGGATGATAAGATACATTATCAAGGATAATTATACTAGGATTTTCTAAGTTTGGCAGCAATTGTtctgtaaattattttttaaataaattagcgTTCATGTTATCATGataatcaacttttttttttttgaagtagGTACAAACAATAAATTTGCTCCTTCAATAAATCTTTCGCTGTTACCAGCATGCAGAACAATATATCTTTTTCCTTcactaatattttttcttctaatagATTCTTTATTGTCATCATGCCAACTTCTTCTTGCTGAACCTTCAGCAAGAAGTCTTATTCCTCAgtcttattttccatatatAGTCTCAAAAATTTTGCACGAGAAGACATAATATGCGGTTGCTCCATCAAACCTCTTCTATTATTGTCAATGGTATATGTAAATCCTATAGACTTCAAGCACCGTCTTAGGTTAGTAGCTGAAAAACTGAAGACATTGTTTTCACGAAGCTCCTCTTTGAGACATTTTACAGTAACAGGAAGTAGTTTATTGtggtttatataaattttacgaCGTATGGGGTCTTTCACAAAGTCATCAATATCAGTCGACCTTACTTTTTGCCTATTACGTGTTTTTTGGGGTGAGGATACAGAGGATCCTTCTAATGATGCGGTTTTAACTCGATTTTTGATTCGATAAGTGGTTCTTACGGAAATTCCGCAAGCAGTAGCACTTTTCTCTAAGTTTCTAGTTTCTCCTTCATTCGCGTATGTATGccgaaaacaatttaaaacatcatcatagattttttatttaatgattttcctttgaaagaaaacatattttcggcttttaaaaatgtcaacaaaTTCTTGACAACGCTCAGAAGACGTTTCAATTTCAGGTTATAATTGTAGAGTGACATCCCTTAaaagaacagacgtactttttcgacgtggctaTTTGAActgtacagcagacatattaaactaatgctatctctttctaacacataatactctctagcggtttgtgaattttaatttactacgtatggcatttgtaagaacggaaaacgatgatttattGCCAGCTttcgtggcgtctactatagtaaaatagataggaaattgcggataaaaatttgttgttggaaggtttgttgctatcgttgctatcgtcacatcgtcaatcgggcatttccactttcgtattggccaaggattaagctttcgaatgagacattgtttatcgaaatcggttcactggttctcatgttataattaaaatactatacatgtaaaattctgtttaattgggggctaacttcacataggtgtcattatgaataattatgttgtaatcccaacaagtttagtgaaaataactttttatttagtgcgtgggtataaattaaacaatttgaggttaggatttaatacgagaaaatacatggttaacattgcttgtgttgtcagttgtaattgtcatttggttaaatacacagtttgttgctatcgtcacacgggccatttatttatttttattttgtaaccatgtcttttttaataacta
This region of Onthophagus taurus isolate NC chromosome 3, IU_Otau_3.0, whole genome shotgun sequence genomic DNA includes:
- the LOC111420022 gene encoding acid sphingomyelinase-like phosphodiesterase 3b, whose protein sequence is MCMKNRNNCNMMWIFLLMFSILDSYCALSYEMIGYFWHVTDFHFDPHFAQHGDVRKGCWKPNGSREPHSRSVGKYGDYSCDAPWDLIESATRAMASRQGDNVEFVLWTGDSLSLKRQIPETKQLHLLHNLTDLMLQTFNSQFVFPALGHDDPSSREELGKMWSRWLPPDTIETLETGGYYMIEKTDFKRHIIVLNTNLMVKDEDDVEAIKQWDWLKDKLQKVYERKETVYIVGHMPPGLDERQRGASHHEHLAFTDHNNRKYLKLIRKYSSIIQAQFFGHLHSDSFRVIYNEKGHPVSWIMLSPAVTPRRTTDGANNPGLRLYKFKKDTGQILDYTQYYLDLSQANEDQKIEPEWLIEYNFSSYYGISNITPLSLHTLAERLTSQSGIYDSTFKNYYRANSVKMHKDHHNCDANCAHIHFCTITRVDYEEHENCMKLAPSALASASGSQQNVPKMLLIDLFMFFVALIIFV